A part of Miscanthus floridulus cultivar M001 chromosome 6, ASM1932011v1, whole genome shotgun sequence genomic DNA contains:
- the LOC136456091 gene encoding uncharacterized protein, producing the protein MALAFASHARRLLFAGAGAPARSFHVQPYQARVGVVEFLNGVGKRMETQAAKPEEAVGSDIQRLIEAGKLRRKNLRIPCKRRKLILSLAHKFRLGFWKPQAEPKKVE; encoded by the exons ATGGCTCTCGCGTTCGCATCTCACGCCCGCCGCCTCCTCTTTGCCGGCGCTGGAGCTCCGGCGAGATCGTTCCACGTCCAGCCCTACCAAG CCAGGGTCGGCGTGGTGGAGTTCCTCAACGGCGTGGGTAAGCGGATGGAGACGCAAGCCGCGAAGCCGGAGGAAGCAGTGGGTAGCGATATCCAGAGGCTGATCGAGGCCGGCAAGTTGCGGCGCAAGAATCTCCGCATCCCCTGCAAGCGT AGAAAGTTGATTTTGAGTCTTGCCCACAAGTTTCGTCTTGGTTTCTGGAAGCCTCAAGCAGAACCCAAGAAAGTCGAATGA